The following coding sequences lie in one Zingiber officinale cultivar Zhangliang chromosome 2B, Zo_v1.1, whole genome shotgun sequence genomic window:
- the LOC122048777 gene encoding oleoyl-acyl carrier protein thioesterase, chloroplastic-like → MGGVAKDRDWFVEKDRIGVPTWKEVRSRISIARLTWPRIDVKVLRLSFPEENNGSLKKIPKLDDPSQYSRLGLVSIPQEIIDTHELQTITFDHRRECQYNDIVDSLVSPEFSDDGSTNGAVDSDPHLNDQDLQEFLHLLRLSGSGLKINGGRTVEEAGSLMFWIMYSSSQQIKNRVKLVELYWQLL, encoded by the exons ATGGGTGGCGTGGCAAAGGATAGAGATTGGTTCGTGGAAAAGGATAGAATCGGTGTGCCGACGTGGAAAGAAGTGCGGTCAAGGATAAGCATTGCGAGGCTGACGTGGCCGAGGATCGACGTCAAGGTGCTGAG ATTGTCATTTCCAGAGGAAAACAATGGCAGCCTAAAGAAAATTCCGAAACTGGATGATCCTTCTCAATATTCCCGGTTAGGGCTTGTG AGCATACCGCAAGAGATCATAGACACCCATGAGCTGCAGACGATTACTTTTGATCACCGGCGAGAATGCCAGTACAATGATATTGTGGATTCGCTTGTAAGTCCAGAATTTTCAGATGATGGTAGCACAAATGGGGCTGTTGACTCCGACCCCCATTTGAATGATCAAGATCTACAGGAATTCTTGCACTTGTTGAGATTGTCGGGAAGTGGCCTCAAGATAAATGGAGGCAGGACAGTGGAGGAAGCTGGCTCGCTGATGTTTTGGATTATGTACTCTAGCTCTCAGCAAATAAAGAATAGAGTTAAGCTTGTCGAGTTATACTGGCAACTACTTTAA